The DNA region CGGCATGTGGCCGACACCGGCCGCGACCGGGGCGAAGGTGCGAACGATCGGCACGAACCTGGCCAGGATGATCGTCAGCCCGCCGAACCGCTCGAAGAACGCGTTCGTCCGCTCCACGTTCTTGACGCTGAAGACTCCGGATTCCTTGCGTTCGAACACCGCCGGCCCGCCCTTGTGGCCGATGAGGTAGCCGACCTCGCCGCCGACGAACGCGGCCAGTGCGATCAGGAGGGAGACCGCCCAGATGTTGAGCCCGAAGATGTTGCTCGTGTTCGTCAGCAGACCCGCGATCACCAGGAGCGTGTCACCGGGGAGGAGGAAGCCGACGAGCAGCCCGGTCTCGGCGAAGACGATGAAGCACACCACCAGAAGTGCCCAGGGGCCGGCCGCCGCGATGATCGTTTCAGGGTCGAGCCAGGGGATGAGGGCGGTGGGGTGCAAGACGGTTCCCGTCGGTCGTTTCGGTCGGCGGTCAGCTGCGATGGCCACGGAGGGTGGATCGCGCGCGAATGCGCGTGCGGAAGGTGGGACTTGAACCCACACGCCCGGAGGCACAGGAACCTAAATCCTGCGTGTCTGCCAGTTTCACCACTCCCGCGGGTGCGATCAGTCTATCTGCGAGGCTCTGGGGCCGCTGGGGGGCCGGCCCCCGACCGGGCGGCCCGGCGGCCGGCAACCCGGCACAGCCGCTCGCCTGTCGCACACTGCTGTCCCGCTCGGCGTGTTGTGACAGGGGAGTCGGTGGACGGCGGCTCAGCGGCGGCTGCGGTGCACGAAGAAGTAGGCGGTGGGTCCGATCCAGTTGACCAGGATCACCGGGATCCACATCGGCTTGGGTCCGCGGATCTCGTCCTCGGAGCGATGCGCGAGATCCCAGAACGCGAGGAAGGCGTAGGCCGCCTGGATCACCCCCAGGATGCCGAGCGCAACGCGCCCTCCGGGCGTGATCTGCTTCTTGGTGAGCGTGGTCATGGTGCCCCTTTCGCTGGTCCTCCCATCCTGCCCCTCCGACGCACCGCTCGCATCCGCGAGGGACGAAATCGCTCGCACGGCCCGGGCCCGGCACTTCGCTCGCCTGCTGTGGATAACTTCTCCGGCGACCCTCCGGTGCTTGCGAGGATGCTCGCGTGACTCTCGCGTTCGCTCCCGCCGGAACCACCGCCGCCGTGGTGGCCGAGCGCGTGCGCGACCGGCTGCGGGCGGAACTGGCCGATCCCACGCGCGATCCGGAGCTGGCCGCGCGGATCGCCCGCGCGGAGGTGCGCCGCCACAACGACTTCGCCCTCGCCCGCGG from Microbacterium sp. zg-B185 includes:
- a CDS encoding VTT domain-containing protein; this translates as MHPTALIPWLDPETIIAAAGPWALLVVCFIVFAETGLLVGFLLPGDTLLVIAGLLTNTSNIFGLNIWAVSLLIALAAFVGGEVGYLIGHKGGPAVFERKESGVFSVKNVERTNAFFERFGGLTIILARFVPIVRTFAPVAAGVGHMPWRRYTLYNFIGAMLWGFGLTMLGYLIAFIPWVRDLVTEYIDIILLIAVGGTALVTLWHYFSERRKAKKLAAAGADIITDPEEARELVLDPEVFERGPEHPNAEDGSPKP
- a CDS encoding PLDc N-terminal domain-containing protein encodes the protein MTTLTKKQITPGGRVALGILGVIQAAYAFLAFWDLAHRSEDEIRGPKPMWIPVILVNWIGPTAYFFVHRSRR